One region of Oncorhynchus mykiss isolate Arlee chromosome 8, USDA_OmykA_1.1, whole genome shotgun sequence genomic DNA includes:
- the LOC110530569 gene encoding peroxisomal biogenesis factor 19, which yields MASESAETLAEQDTELDELLDSALDDFEKTNPAPPAPVPAAAAAPPSAKGSEEKPPLLEDSQFFEALFEGEMASQAKEEWEKAMTELAQEEPELLQHFHKLSEAAGKVGTDVASQQEFTSCLKDTLSGLAKNADNLQSAGLAGEDLAKTLEGLGLDEGGQGGGEDGNILPIMQSIMQNLLSKEVLYPSLKEITEKYPEWLNSNRQSLPADQFQRYEQQHKVMGEICSQFEKEGERSGRDGENRFESILELMQQLQDLGQPPKELAGESPPGLNFDLESLNLPGASGAGAAEQCSIM from the exons ATGGCGTCAGAATCAGCGGAAACGTTAGCCGAACAGGACACAGAACTGGACGAGTTATTGGACA GTGCACTCGATGACTTTGAAAAGACAAACCCAGCCCCCCCAGCCCCAGTTCCTGCTGCTGCCGCGGCTCCCCCATCAGCAAAGGGTAGTGAGGAGAAA ccccctctACTGGAAGACAGTCAGTTCTTTGAGGCTCTGTTTGAAGGGGAGATGGCCTCTCAGGCGAAGGAGGAGTGGGAGAAAGCCATGACTGAACTAGCACAGGAAGAACCTGAGCTGCTGCAACACTTTCACAAATTGTCAGAGGCAGCAGGGAAAGTTG GTACTGATGTAGCCTCCCAACAAGAATTCACTTCCTGTCTCAAAGACACCCTCAGTGGGTTGGCGAAAAATGCAGACAACTTACAG AGTGCAGGTTTGGCTGGAGAGGATCTAGCAAAGACTCTGGAAGGGCTGGGATTGGATGAGGGTGGACAGGGGGGCGGGGAAGATGGAAACATCTTGCCGATTATGCAGTCCATCATGCAGAATCTACTCTCCAAGGAAGTGCTCTACCCATCTCTCAAAGAGATCACTGAGAAG TATCCTGAGTGGTTGAACAGCAATCGCCAGTCCCTCCCGGCAGATCAGTTCCAGCGCTACGAACAGCAGCACAAGGTCATGGGAGAGATCTGCAGCCAGTttgagaaggagggagagcgaaGTGGAAGGGATGGGGAAAATCGCTTTGAGAGCATTCTGGAACTCATGCAGCAG CTACAAGACCTGGGCCAACCACCCAAAGAGCTGGCTGGTGAATCG CCACCTGGCCTGAACTTTGACCTGGAATCCCTGAATCTCCCAGGAGCCTCTGGGGCTGGAGCGGCAGAGCAGTGCTCAATCATGTGA